Proteins encoded together in one Mycoplasma miroungirhinis window:
- the rnc gene encoding ribonuclease III gives MNNDFNQKLLDILHKFNINTNNLTNFHFFEISFTHSTFANEHRQYKSYELNEYLGDAILQFKVSEYLFLKYNNIDEGHATTLRSTLVKTENLAKISQKYDLFSLLKASMGAINQLQNSKKVYADLFESFIAAIYLSLGMKAVEQVLNKTIFADVEYYVNKENKDAKTLFQEFIQSNDLSVSYETKKHQDGFISTVIYNKTKYGVGLGKNKKEAEENAAQNALKNLNI, from the coding sequence ATGAATAACGATTTTAATCAAAAATTACTAGATATTTTACACAAATTCAACATCAACACAAACAATTTAACTAATTTTCATTTTTTTGAAATCTCATTTACTCACTCAACTTTTGCAAATGAACATAGACAATATAAAAGTTATGAATTAAATGAATATTTAGGAGATGCTATTTTACAATTCAAGGTGTCTGAATACTTATTTTTAAAATACAATAATATAGATGAAGGTCATGCAACAACTTTAAGATCAACTTTAGTTAAAACAGAAAATTTAGCCAAAATATCACAAAAATACGATTTATTTTCACTATTAAAAGCTTCAATGGGTGCAATAAATCAATTACAAAATTCTAAAAAAGTTTATGCGGATCTGTTTGAAAGTTTTATTGCAGCTATATATTTATCACTAGGTATGAAAGCTGTAGAACAAGTTTTAAATAAAACCATTTTTGCTGATGTAGAATATTACGTTAATAAAGAAAATAAAGACGCAAAAACTCTTTTTCAGGAATTTATTCAATCTAATGATTTATCAGTAAGTTATGAAACTAAAAAACATCAAGATGGCTTTATTTCTACTGTAATTTATAATAAAACAAAATATGGTGTAGGATTAGGTAAAAATAAAAAAGAAGCAGAAGAAAATGCTGCACAAAACGCTTTAAAAAACCTAAATATTTAG
- a CDS encoding PQ-loop domain-containing transporter, translating to MEIFLKIGDVFGWFAAIVTVFLGLPQLIKLLKEKSVGKVKFVSFWIFYWGLFAWILFGTFLPGGLIQVAFANLLCIFIYSAVIFCLYYYDKTIGQKKNNKELILTNVTVILGIFCVLSTIITIYGIIPNTPKIHNKIVQTILGIIVPSFTCLAFMPQVLYSFKTKNFAGISVYMILMFILNNIFWIIYWVSRLVDNNNYALDISLGWQIFSLIIFSVQIIFTIQYYVKLKKAK from the coding sequence ATGGAGATATTTTTAAAAATAGGTGATGTTTTTGGTTGATTTGCAGCAATTGTAACTGTTTTTTTAGGTTTACCTCAATTAATTAAATTATTAAAAGAAAAAAGTGTAGGAAAAGTTAAATTTGTAAGTTTTTGAATATTTTATTGAGGTTTATTTGCTTGAATTTTATTTGGTACTTTTTTACCAGGTGGATTGATACAAGTAGCTTTTGCAAACTTATTGTGTATTTTTATATATTCTGCTGTTATTTTTTGTTTATATTATTATGATAAAACTATAGGTCAAAAGAAAAATAATAAAGAATTGATACTAACTAATGTAACAGTAATTTTGGGAATTTTTTGCGTATTATCAACGATCATCACAATATATGGAATTATTCCTAATACTCCAAAAATTCATAATAAAATAGTACAAACTATTTTAGGTATTATAGTTCCTTCATTTACTTGTTTAGCTTTTATGCCGCAGGTTCTATACAGTTTTAAAACCAAAAATTTTGCTGGAATCAGTGTTTATATGATTTTAATGTTTATTTTAAATAATATTTTTTGAATTATATATTGAGTGTCAAGATTAGTAGACAATAATAATTATGCACTTGATATATCTTTAGGTTGACAAATCTTTAGTTTAATAATATTTAGTGTTCAAATCATATTTACAATTCAGTATTATGTGAAGTTAAAAAAAGCAAAATAA
- a CDS encoding AAA family ATPase has protein sequence MKLIEVQAYGFKSFADKVNLKFNGEIVAIVGPNGSGKSNINDAIKWVLGESSSKALRGDSMEDVIFSGSETEKEMDKAEVILTFDNSDHEVSIPHDKFTISRVLYRGKGSNEYYINGEVARMKDIKEIAMQSGISKSSLAIISQGTISDVAEATPERRREFFEEAAGTNMYKVRKLEAQKKLEKTNEALVNITTLVDELDRQLKPLKKQAEKAKIFMDKNSQLKEVEVALLVHELNESTEIINNLKNEYGDVDSVIANLNDNLQTVESQLELVAQQRRELDKDIADFNKKISSLNEQINNLQVRSIQDRQQREWILSGKIQVSLTEKLDTIKDRLEELNAIIASYKQFENQANLQIQNLSEKNTEIHKKLFELNKNLSAQYDNRSKLNARLEQFKDIRDNKLTLTKGTKTIVENSSLFKGYKGIVSDLLEVPQEYTLAVETVLASALQNIVVDVPETAVSAVEFLKNNKAGRATFIPLSSIRPRNIREEHLIVAQTQEGFIGVLSNLIKTKKEFDTLRQFLLGNILITNNIDEANRLSKLLEKKYMIVTLDGDIIRVGGIITGGQSAQQSNTFELDKKIQELEDLIPQITSKINELTKTRDDLQFQKEQMTTNNRELSVQLSAIKQKQQEAVNEFDELKNQYETQTNKKVTLEENIDFSQTIETYISERDSTLAILNSKNQKLKEINISIDALIDQKSDINANYREAMSVREKYLVQQTKANSVIEQANKRLSEQYSLLYENAKELYYNPDIDYSSAKKIVQNLKIELKELGNVNIDSIEELTQTQQRYDKVSESQKELTDAKNIIEKAIEEMDKIIIEKITNTVELVNNEFKFVFNKMFGGGMAEIKYTDPNNLLETGLDIIAQPPGKSVKNLKLFSGGEKALIAISLLFSILKAKPLPLCILDEVEAALDEANVIRFAEFLHKLKQDTQFIVITHRQGTMERVDKLYGATMQNRGVTTFFSVELSKAKELIKDKITGANNG, from the coding sequence ATGAAATTAATAGAAGTTCAAGCATATGGATTCAAATCATTTGCAGATAAAGTAAATCTAAAATTTAATGGTGAAATAGTTGCTATTGTAGGTCCTAATGGTAGTGGAAAAAGTAACATAAATGATGCAATTAAATGAGTACTAGGTGAATCATCTTCAAAAGCTCTACGTGGAGATAGTATGGAAGATGTTATTTTCAGTGGTTCAGAAACTGAAAAAGAAATGGATAAAGCTGAAGTAATTTTAACATTTGATAATTCAGATCATGAGGTATCTATTCCTCATGATAAATTTACCATTTCTAGAGTTTTATATCGTGGTAAAGGTTCAAATGAATACTATATAAATGGGGAAGTAGCAAGAATGAAAGATATTAAAGAAATTGCAATGCAAAGTGGAATTTCTAAATCTTCATTAGCTATTATAAGTCAAGGAACTATTAGTGATGTAGCAGAAGCAACACCCGAAAGAAGACGTGAATTTTTTGAAGAAGCTGCTGGAACTAATATGTATAAAGTAAGAAAATTAGAAGCACAAAAAAAATTAGAAAAAACTAATGAAGCATTAGTGAATATTACAACATTAGTAGATGAACTAGATAGACAATTAAAACCACTAAAAAAACAAGCTGAAAAAGCGAAAATTTTTATGGACAAAAATTCACAACTAAAAGAAGTAGAAGTTGCTCTATTAGTTCATGAATTAAATGAATCTACAGAAATTATTAATAACTTAAAAAATGAATATGGTGATGTTGATAGTGTTATTGCTAATTTAAATGATAACTTACAAACAGTGGAATCTCAACTAGAGTTAGTAGCACAACAAAGAAGAGAATTAGACAAAGATATTGCTGATTTTAACAAAAAAATAAGTTCTTTAAATGAACAAATTAATAACTTACAAGTTAGATCCATTCAAGATAGACAACAAAGAGAATGAATTTTATCAGGTAAAATTCAAGTTTCTTTAACTGAAAAATTAGACACAATTAAAGATAGATTAGAAGAATTAAATGCAATTATTGCTTCTTATAAACAATTTGAAAATCAAGCAAATCTGCAAATTCAAAATTTATCTGAAAAAAATACTGAAATTCATAAAAAATTATTTGAATTAAACAAAAATCTAAGTGCTCAATACGACAATCGTTCAAAACTAAATGCTAGATTAGAGCAATTTAAAGACATTAGAGATAATAAATTAACATTAACTAAAGGAACTAAAACAATTGTCGAAAATTCTTCATTATTTAAAGGATATAAAGGAATTGTTTCTGATTTATTAGAAGTACCACAAGAATATACTTTAGCAGTGGAAACAGTATTAGCAAGCGCTTTACAAAATATTGTAGTTGATGTTCCTGAAACCGCTGTAAGTGCTGTGGAATTTTTAAAAAATAACAAAGCTGGAAGAGCCACATTTATTCCTTTATCATCAATAAGACCAAGAAACATTAGAGAAGAACATTTAATCGTTGCTCAAACTCAAGAAGGTTTCATTGGTGTTTTAAGTAACCTTATTAAAACTAAAAAAGAATTTGATACTTTAAGACAATTTTTATTAGGTAATATATTAATCACAAACAATATCGATGAAGCTAATAGACTATCAAAACTATTAGAAAAAAAATATATGATAGTAACTTTAGATGGAGATATTATAAGAGTGGGTGGAATTATAACTGGAGGACAAAGTGCCCAACAATCAAATACATTTGAACTAGATAAAAAAATTCAAGAATTAGAAGATTTAATTCCACAAATAACTTCAAAAATTAATGAACTAACTAAAACTCGTGATGATTTACAATTTCAAAAAGAGCAAATGACAACCAATAATAGAGAACTTTCTGTTCAATTATCAGCAATTAAACAAAAACAACAAGAAGCTGTAAATGAATTTGATGAACTAAAAAATCAATATGAAACTCAAACTAATAAAAAAGTAACACTAGAAGAAAATATTGATTTTAGTCAAACAATTGAGACTTATATTTCAGAAAGAGATTCAACTTTAGCAATACTAAATTCAAAAAATCAAAAACTAAAAGAAATTAATATTAGTATAGATGCACTTATTGACCAAAAATCAGATATAAATGCAAATTATCGTGAAGCTATGTCTGTACGTGAAAAATATTTAGTTCAACAAACTAAAGCAAATTCAGTAATTGAACAAGCTAATAAACGTTTAAGTGAACAATATTCACTTCTATATGAAAATGCAAAAGAACTTTATTACAATCCAGATATAGATTATTCTTCTGCTAAAAAAATTGTTCAAAACTTAAAAATAGAACTAAAAGAGTTAGGTAATGTAAATATTGACAGTATTGAAGAACTAACTCAAACTCAACAACGTTATGATAAAGTAAGTGAATCACAAAAAGAATTAACTGATGCTAAAAATATCATCGAAAAAGCTATCGAGGAAATGGATAAAATTATCATCGAAAAAATTACTAATACTGTGGAATTAGTTAATAACGAATTTAAATTTGTATTTAATAAAATGTTTGGTGGTGGGATGGCTGAAATTAAATATACAGATCCAAACAATTTATTAGAAACTGGTTTAGATATAATTGCTCAACCTCCAGGTAAATCAGTTAAAAATTTAAAACTATTTAGTGGTGGAGAAAAAGCTCTAATTGCAATAAGTTTACTATTTAGTATCCTAAAAGCTAAACCACTTCCTTTATGTATCCTAGATGAAGTAGAAGCAGCATTAGATGAAGCTAATGTAATAAGATTTGCTGAATTTTTACACAAATTAAAACAAGATACTCAGTTTATTGTTATTACTCATAGACAAGGAACAATGGAAAGAGTTGATAAATTATACGGTGCAACAATGCAAAATCGTGGTGTTACTACATTCTTTAGTGTTGAATTATCAAAAGCAAAAGAATTAATTAAAGATAAAATAACAGGAGCAAATAATGGATAA
- a CDS encoding M13 family metallopeptidase, whose protein sequence is MDKQLLKDDFYEAINGEWLKSATIRADKTSTGTFMILHEQMEKLQEELIDKWSQNLSEIPSHYPKLVEMVKLYQMANNWTKRTQLATQPIQHILDFIKTFTSFEDVFQNYQKMLYIGLYVPIEMEIYTNLRNSEQEILYIDNPSTILPAKNMYENEEKKASLYYLFKQTTKKLLEKFNYSDTESDKLIQQALTFDESLWKYTPSPEFSAEILNIANIMSKEEIKNQVKSVDIISVFENILKNKIEFANVIYPDFFKNFDKIFTKESFENYKARLLIHAIYNFAPFLTDEIRILAGEFSRGFTGVKEATKKELSARNLALSQFNMVFGKFYGETYFGAKAKKDVENMVSEMIKVYKKRLSENTWLSKDTIVQAQKKLSSFKAYVGYPDKINHYYDLMFTKTYEDGSNLVENIINFRKLVLEENWNKYLKTKDKTMWSMSPAVINAYYSPTDNKIVFPAAILQAPFYSINQSSSKNFGGIGTVMAHEISHGFDNNGANFDENGNIKNWWTSKDYENLKEKEQKMINLFDGIETEYGISNGKLTVSENIADCGGVACAFESAKMQKDFNAKEFMINYATIWRAKYLPKYAELLLLTDVHSLTKLRANIQLANMDEFYQEFDIKETDKMYISPQKRVKIW, encoded by the coding sequence ATGGATAAACAATTATTAAAAGATGATTTTTATGAAGCAATAAATGGTGAATGATTAAAATCAGCTACAATAAGAGCTGACAAAACTTCTACTGGTACATTTATGATTCTACACGAACAAATGGAAAAACTGCAAGAAGAACTTATTGATAAATGGTCTCAAAATTTAAGTGAAATTCCATCTCATTATCCAAAATTAGTTGAAATGGTTAAACTATATCAAATGGCTAATAATTGAACTAAAAGAACACAATTAGCTACTCAACCTATTCAACATATTTTAGATTTTATTAAAACTTTCACATCTTTTGAAGATGTCTTTCAAAATTATCAAAAGATGTTATATATTGGTTTATATGTTCCTATCGAAATGGAAATATATACAAATTTAAGAAATTCTGAACAAGAAATTTTATATATTGATAACCCATCTACAATTTTACCTGCTAAAAATATGTATGAAAATGAAGAGAAAAAAGCATCATTATATTATTTATTTAAACAAACTACTAAAAAACTTTTAGAAAAATTTAACTATTCAGATACAGAAAGTGACAAATTAATTCAGCAAGCTTTAACTTTTGATGAATCATTGTGAAAATACACACCAAGTCCTGAATTTAGTGCTGAAATTTTAAACATAGCAAACATTATGTCAAAAGAAGAAATTAAGAATCAAGTTAAAAGTGTAGATATTATTTCAGTATTTGAAAACATTTTAAAAAATAAAATAGAATTTGCTAATGTTATTTATCCTGACTTTTTCAAAAACTTTGACAAAATCTTTACAAAAGAATCATTTGAAAATTATAAAGCAAGACTGCTAATTCATGCAATTTATAATTTTGCTCCTTTTTTAACTGATGAAATTAGAATTTTAGCTGGAGAATTTAGTCGTGGATTTACAGGTGTAAAAGAAGCAACTAAAAAAGAATTATCAGCTAGAAATTTAGCTTTATCACAATTTAATATGGTGTTTGGTAAATTCTATGGTGAAACATATTTTGGTGCTAAAGCAAAAAAAGATGTTGAAAATATGGTCAGTGAAATGATTAAAGTTTATAAAAAAAGATTATCAGAAAATACATGACTTTCCAAAGATACAATTGTTCAAGCTCAAAAGAAACTTTCAAGTTTTAAAGCATATGTAGGTTATCCAGATAAAATCAATCATTATTATGACTTAATGTTTACTAAAACATATGAAGATGGTTCAAATTTAGTGGAAAATATTATAAATTTTAGAAAATTAGTTTTAGAAGAAAATTGAAATAAATATTTAAAAACTAAAGACAAAACTATGTGAAGTATGTCACCAGCTGTAATTAATGCATATTATTCACCTACAGATAATAAAATTGTTTTCCCTGCTGCTATTTTACAAGCTCCATTTTATTCAATAAATCAATCATCATCAAAAAATTTCGGTGGAATAGGTACTGTAATGGCTCATGAAATTTCACATGGTTTTGATAATAATGGTGCTAATTTTGATGAAAATGGAAATATTAAAAACTGATGAACTTCTAAAGATTATGAAAATCTAAAAGAAAAAGAACAGAAAATGATTAACTTATTTGATGGTATTGAAACCGAATACGGAATCAGTAATGGAAAATTAACCGTTTCAGAAAACATAGCTGATTGTGGTGGTGTTGCATGTGCTTTTGAATCTGCTAAAATGCAAAAAGATTTTAATGCTAAAGAATTTATGATTAATTATGCAACAATTTGAAGAGCTAAATATTTACCAAAATATGCAGAGTTACTATTGCTTACTGATGTTCATTCACTTACCAAATTAAGAGCAAATATACAACTCGCAAATATGGATGAATTTTATCAAGAATTTGACATTAAAGAAACGGATAAAATGTATATTTCACCTCAAAAAAGAGTAAAAATTTGATAA
- a CDS encoding bis(5'-nucleosyl)-tetraphosphatase, whose protein sequence is MKKEKSCGLILFDLQKDKTLVLVIDQKTHWGFPKGHVENNETEEQTAIREVWEETGIDAIPFATDQIRLVSNYIIYDNTPKEVVYFIGIPTHKNITKQEEEINDAKWVKTTEAYNILSYNEDKEHLTQCLKFLNKLKPFDVWKKYLK, encoded by the coding sequence ATGAAAAAAGAAAAATCTTGTGGACTTATTTTATTTGATTTACAAAAAGACAAAACTTTAGTGCTTGTAATTGACCAAAAAACACATTGAGGTTTTCCAAAGGGTCATGTTGAAAATAATGAAACAGAAGAACAAACTGCAATACGTGAAGTTTGAGAAGAAACAGGGATTGATGCAATTCCATTTGCAACCGATCAAATAAGATTAGTAAGTAATTATATTATTTATGATAATACCCCTAAAGAAGTTGTTTATTTCATAGGAATACCTACTCACAAAAATATTACTAAACAAGAAGAAGAAATTAATGATGCTAAGTGAGTAAAAACTACAGAAGCTTATAATATTTTAAGCTACAATGAAGATAAAGAGCATCTAACACAATGTTTAAAATTTTTAAACAAATTAAAGCCTTTTGACGTTTGAAAAAAATACTTAAAATAA
- the plsX gene encoding phosphate acyltransferase PlsX: MKTIVVDTLNNENGSQNAIKAAYKWAFENPNYTLILFGNNNDLKQLNINLPHNIIFKHSPSVVTKTSNIRDVLKQPSSMLDAVEFTKQNDVDALLSSGDSGSLVTITTLKLKRLQGISRPAFMPLIPKQSGKQFLLLDVGANTETKTEYLIQWSKIATIFYKSLLNEQTPKLALLNIGTEEYKGPTIQQEAHQILKNSNNLFKYSGFIEPNNILKDDIDIVISDGYAGNILLKSMEGAYSTLFTLLKNAFMSSFITKIAALLLKKQLKIIKNKFDYKKIGAATIIGFDKIVAKAHGRSNEDAFYSALNQLKQIIEARTINKMQKYLAEIEDNNE; this comes from the coding sequence ATGAAAACAATTGTTGTTGACACACTAAATAATGAAAATGGTTCTCAAAATGCAATCAAAGCTGCATATAAATGAGCTTTTGAAAATCCAAATTATACTTTAATTTTATTTGGTAATAATAATGATCTAAAACAACTAAATATAAATTTACCTCACAATATTATTTTTAAGCACTCACCATCAGTTGTAACTAAAACTAGTAATATAAGAGATGTCTTAAAACAGCCTTCATCGATGTTAGATGCAGTTGAATTTACTAAACAAAACGATGTTGATGCACTATTAAGTAGTGGAGATTCAGGATCTCTAGTCACTATCACAACTTTAAAACTAAAAAGATTACAAGGAATATCTAGACCTGCATTTATGCCTTTAATACCTAAACAATCTGGAAAGCAATTTTTACTATTAGATGTTGGTGCAAACACTGAAACAAAAACTGAATATTTAATACAATGATCAAAAATAGCTACTATTTTTTATAAATCACTTTTAAATGAACAAACACCAAAATTAGCTCTTTTAAACATTGGAACTGAAGAATATAAAGGTCCTACTATACAACAAGAGGCTCATCAAATTTTAAAAAATAGCAATAATTTATTTAAATATAGTGGATTTATTGAACCTAATAATATTTTAAAAGATGATATTGATATTGTGATTTCAGATGGTTATGCAGGAAATATTTTATTAAAAAGTATGGAAGGTGCTTATTCTACTTTATTTACTTTATTAAAAAATGCTTTTATGTCATCATTTATTACTAAAATTGCAGCATTATTATTGAAAAAACAATTAAAAATAATTAAAAATAAATTTGATTATAAAAAAATAGGAGCTGCTACGATCATTGGTTTTGATAAAATTGTTGCAAAAGCACACGGAAGAAGCAATGAAGATGCTTTTTATAGTGCATTAAATCAACTAAAACAAATAATCGAAGCACGAACAATAAATAAAATGCAAAAATATTTAGCTGAAATTGAGGATAATAATGAATAA